A window from Buchnera aphidicola (Mindarus abietinus) encodes these proteins:
- the hisG gene encoding ATP phosphoribosyltransferase encodes MLEKNSRVRIAMQKSGRLSDDSKKLLTRCGIKINLQQKGLIAFAENMPIDIMYVRDDDIPELVIQGVVDLGIVGKNVLKENFLNRKEKLKKNLYNILCDLDFGTCRLSLSIPLNVKYCNIQYFQNTRIATSYPNLLKNFLDKKKIQFKLCSLNGSVEVAPRLNLADAICDLVSTGATLKENGLYEVETVYISSACLISRLGKMSIFKENIINKLITRIQGVIKARESKYIMLHAPISKLDKVVSLLRGAENPTILKLANDKTKVAMHMVSSETLFWETMEKLKNLGASSILVLPIEKMME; translated from the coding sequence ATGCTAGAGAAAAATTCTCGTGTTCGAATTGCTATGCAAAAATCAGGCAGACTAAGTGACGATTCTAAAAAATTATTAACTCGTTGTGGGATTAAAATTAATTTACAACAAAAAGGTTTAATTGCTTTTGCTGAAAATATGCCTATTGATATTATGTATGTTAGAGACGACGACATTCCTGAGTTAGTTATTCAAGGAGTAGTTGATTTAGGAATTGTAGGAAAAAATGTATTAAAAGAAAATTTTTTAAATAGAAAAGAAAAATTAAAAAAAAATTTATATAATATATTATGTGATCTTGATTTTGGAACATGTAGATTATCATTGTCAATTCCATTAAATGTAAAGTATTGTAATATACAATATTTTCAAAATACGCGTATAGCTACATCTTATCCTAATTTGCTAAAGAATTTTTTAGATAAAAAAAAAATTCAATTTAAATTATGTTCATTAAATGGATCTGTGGAAGTTGCTCCAAGGTTAAATTTGGCTGATGCTATATGTGATTTAGTTTCTACAGGTGCTACTCTTAAAGAAAATGGACTATATGAAGTAGAAACAGTTTATATTTCTTCAGCTTGCCTTATTAGTAGATTAGGAAAAATGTCGATTTTTAAGGAAAATATAATTAATAAATTAATAACACGTATTCAAGGTGTTATTAAAGCAAGAGAATCTAAATATATTATGTTACATGCTCCAATTTCTAAGTTAGACAAAGTTGTTTCATTATTACGAGGAGCTGAAAATCCAACAATTTTAAAATTAGCAAATGATAAAACAAAAGTAGCTATGCATATGGTTAGTAGCGAGACTTTGTTTTGGGAAACTATGGAAAAATTAAAAAATTTAGGTGCCAGTTCTATATTAGTTTTACCAATTGAAAAAATGATGGAATAA
- the hisD gene encoding histidinol dehydrogenase, translated as MIQRNIIIWDKLNLEEKQKVLTRPHLKNSNLVSQTVSSIINDVKQFGDKAIKKYTRIFDKLEIENFLLNQENVSIDSINIKNNVKNSILIAFKNIELFHKLKNKLKKEVETQPGIKCSRLVLPIQSVGLYVPGGSTSLFSTALMLAIPAKIAKCKNIVICSPPPISRELLYVAKLCGVHKVFQVGGAQAIAGLTFGTETIPKVDKIFGPGNVYVTEAKLQVSKSFYNVDIDMIAGPSELLILADYTANPEFIVADLFSQAEHGPSSQVLLVTSCKKIATLTLSILLKKLEFFSDVHVIRKSIMNSRIIYSESMEECISIVNRYGPEHLIIQTNSPKKELSNINNAGSIFLGKWSPVSAGDYASGTNHVLPTSGSVNTRSGLSVSDFQKQITVQELSKQGLKNLSSTIQTLAKQEKMNEHSNAVQIRIDSFNLLKENYDI; from the coding sequence ATGATACAAAGAAATATTATTATTTGGGATAAATTAAATTTAGAAGAGAAACAAAAAGTTCTAACTAGACCTCATTTAAAAAATTCGAATTTAGTTAGTCAAACAGTTTCTAGTATTATTAATGATGTAAAACAGTTTGGAGATAAAGCAATTAAAAAATATACTAGAATATTTGACAAACTTGAAATAGAAAATTTTCTTTTAAATCAAGAAAACGTTTCTATTGATTCAATAAATATAAAAAATAATGTCAAAAATTCTATTTTAATTGCTTTTAAAAATATAGAATTATTTCATAAATTGAAAAATAAATTAAAAAAAGAAGTAGAAACACAACCTGGAATTAAATGTTCTAGATTAGTATTACCAATTCAATCGGTTGGATTATATGTTCCAGGTGGTTCTACATCTTTATTTTCTACTGCTTTAATGTTAGCAATACCAGCTAAAATTGCTAAATGTAAAAATATTGTTATTTGCTCTCCTCCTCCAATTTCTCGTGAATTATTATACGTAGCTAAATTGTGCGGAGTACATAAAGTATTTCAAGTTGGTGGTGCTCAAGCTATAGCAGGATTAACATTTGGGACTGAAACAATTCCTAAAGTTGATAAAATATTCGGTCCAGGAAATGTATATGTTACAGAAGCAAAATTACAGGTAAGTAAATCTTTTTATAATGTTGATATTGATATGATAGCTGGACCATCAGAATTATTAATACTTGCTGATTATACAGCTAATCCTGAATTCATCGTGGCTGATTTATTTTCTCAAGCAGAACATGGTCCTTCTTCTCAAGTTTTATTAGTTACTTCATGTAAAAAAATAGCCACATTAACTTTATCTATTTTACTAAAAAAATTAGAGTTTTTTTCTGATGTACATGTAATTAGAAAATCAATTATGAATAGTAGAATAATTTATTCAGAAAGTATGGAAGAGTGTATTAGCATAGTAAATAGATATGGTCCTGAACATTTAATTATTCAAACAAATTCACCTAAAAAAGAATTGAGTAATATTAACAACGCAGGTTCAATTTTTCTAGGGAAATGGTCTCCCGTTTCTGCTGGAGATTACGCGTCAGGAACAAATCATGTTTTACCTACTTCAGGTTCTGTAAATACTCGTTCTGGGTTATCAGTTTCGGACTTTCAAAAACAGATTACAGTACAGGAATTAAGTAAACAAGGATTAAAAAATTTATCGAGTACTATTCAAACATTAGCTAAGCAGGAAAAAATGAATGAGCATTCTAATGCTGTACAAATTAGGATAGATAGTTTTAATTTATTAAAGGAAAATTATGATATTTAA
- the hisC gene encoding histidinol-phosphate transaminase: MIFNIKKLVQPHLRKFLPYQSARRIGGKGDIWLNANESPFSINYLTKKNNLNRYPECQPKNVILKYANYSKVNVKNILVTRGSDEGIDLLNRTFCIPNKDSIMIFPPTYDMYSVSARIMGINVKQVPLLKNWNLDILNIKLNIKNVKIIYLCRPNNPTGNCFDDKILKKVLEIADRKAIVVVDEAYIEFCYNKTITSWLYDYSNLVILRTFSKAFSLAGLRCGFLLSNENIIKILSTIIPPYPISTPTSEIAEEALNKKNINTIKNNIVLLNQNKDWLIQSLKNNILVEKICHSEANYILVKFYLSDKVFTFLWNEGIVVRNQSEKTNLKGYLRISIGTKNECRKLIDSLNLLKL; encoded by the coding sequence ATGATATTTAATATTAAAAAATTAGTTCAACCTCATCTACGTAAATTTCTTCCTTATCAATCTGCTAGAAGAATAGGGGGTAAGGGAGATATATGGTTAAATGCTAACGAATCACCTTTTTCTATTAACTATTTAACAAAAAAAAATAATTTAAATAGATATCCTGAATGTCAACCTAAAAATGTTATATTAAAGTATGCAAATTATTCAAAGGTTAATGTTAAAAATATATTAGTAACTAGAGGATCGGATGAAGGAATAGATTTACTAAATAGAACATTTTGTATACCGAATAAAGATTCAATTATGATTTTCCCGCCGACCTACGATATGTACTCGGTTTCTGCTAGAATAATGGGAATTAATGTTAAACAAGTTCCATTACTAAAAAATTGGAATCTTGACATATTAAATATTAAATTAAATATTAAAAATGTAAAAATAATTTATCTATGTAGACCAAATAATCCTACTGGAAATTGTTTTGATGATAAAATTTTAAAAAAAGTATTAGAAATTGCTGATAGAAAGGCAATTGTAGTAGTCGACGAAGCATATATTGAATTTTGTTATAATAAAACTATTACTTCTTGGTTATACGATTATTCTAATTTAGTTATATTAAGAACATTTTCAAAAGCGTTTTCTTTAGCAGGTCTACGATGTGGATTTCTTTTAAGTAATGAAAACATAATTAAAATATTATCTACGATAATACCACCCTATCCTATATCTACTCCTACTTCAGAAATAGCAGAAGAAGCGTTAAATAAAAAAAATATTAATACTATTAAAAATAATATAGTTTTATTAAACCAAAATAAAGACTGGTTAATACAATCTTTAAAAAATAATATTTTAGTTGAAAAAATATGTCATAGTGAAGCTAATTATATTTTAGTAAAATTTTATCTTTCAGATAAAGTATTTACATTTCTTTGGAATGAAGGAATTGTAGTTCGTAATCAAAGTGAAAAAACTAATTTGAAAGGATATTTAAGAATTTCTATTGGAACAAAAAATGAGTGCAGAAAATTGATTGATTCTTTAAATTTATTAAAATTATAA